The proteins below come from a single Opitutales bacterium genomic window:
- a CDS encoding bifunctional hydroxymethylpyrimidine kinase/phosphomethylpyrimidine kinase, translating into MTSLASPIIIVHSLPAFGGAGLGVILPVLGTQAIPVPSIYLNATPDYPESQRWPNAQLIEQLQANLKFQNHAGRKPDLFIGYLASVQQAEGIVNWLSEQRENLGKIWVDPICGDHGRAYVSKDLISVWLKILNFADVALPNSTEIELLADAEGLNRIQWLSTQVLRATILETSAEPQGGSRGVCIHHKAATEMINLPWEPRSYRGTGDLFAACLIKEEAALRSWSTRVQSAAKTVSETIRYSAKKDAECLLLP; encoded by the coding sequence ATGACCAGCCTGGCCTCCCCCATAATAATCGTCCATAGCTTGCCAGCTTTTGGAGGAGCGGGGCTAGGCGTGATACTTCCCGTTTTGGGCACGCAAGCGATCCCAGTTCCCAGCATTTATTTAAACGCCACACCCGACTACCCAGAGAGCCAGCGCTGGCCGAATGCTCAGCTCATCGAGCAACTCCAAGCCAATCTCAAGTTCCAAAACCATGCCGGTCGAAAACCAGACCTATTTATAGGCTACCTAGCTTCTGTCCAACAGGCCGAGGGGATTGTTAATTGGCTAAGTGAGCAGCGCGAAAATCTTGGCAAGATCTGGGTCGATCCGATTTGTGGTGATCATGGCAGAGCCTACGTTTCCAAAGACTTGATTTCAGTATGGTTGAAAATATTAAATTTCGCTGATGTAGCGTTGCCGAATTCTACTGAAATCGAACTTCTCGCTGACGCCGAGGGCCTCAATCGTATACAGTGGCTATCGACGCAGGTATTGCGCGCGACTATTCTAGAGACTTCTGCAGAACCCCAAGGTGGGTCACGCGGTGTCTGTATTCATCATAAAGCAGCTACCGAGATGATAAATCTGCCTTGGGAACCGCGCTCATATCGCGGAACTGGTGATTTATTTGCGGCCTGCCTCATCAAAGAAGAGGCAGCATTGAGAAGTTGGAGCACCCGGGTTCAGTCAGCTGCAAAGACCGTGTCAGAAACTATTCGCTACAGTGCAAAAAAAGACGCTGAGTGCCTCCTTCTGCCATAG